The following proteins come from a genomic window of Acidobacteriaceae bacterium:
- a CDS encoding cation-efflux pump, translating to MYPHGMAGSTQNVASTDHHARAYAKRTAALTSFLAASGITLLKLLTGLLTGSLGMLSEAAHSGIDLIASLLTFSSVRVSDRPADAEHAFGHGRVEALSAVVEIALMVASCIWIATEAILRILHPERLALRFSIWPIVVLLLSIVVDSARSAALHRVAKEHRSIALEADAVHFGTDIWSSAAVIAGLLFSFAGQRWNRPVLLYADPIAALVVAGIILHVTWNLAHKTLDSLLDATPPEVRDKIQGQILRDLKTIPDIVSVQRLRVRRSGSDYFVDLTLGLPRALSFQRSEQVTMAATETVQKRLTGADVVVKTVPTATIDESPFDRVRAVAARLNLNVHDVSLQQYDGTLHLEQHLEVPESMPLRNAHEIATQLEADIRREVPGIATLLTHIEGEPATIAHAVPLETAANLEKQLRKTAANFPEILDVHEITVTRGHGGAANAIQVNCHCTLPDDLPMSRVHAIITDFENEFRVQHPQVTRVLIHPEPASDNRR from the coding sequence ATGTATCCTCACGGCATGGCCGGAAGCACGCAGAACGTCGCCAGCACCGATCACCACGCGCGCGCTTATGCAAAGCGCACGGCTGCGCTGACGTCATTCCTTGCCGCCTCCGGAATCACTCTCCTGAAGCTCCTCACAGGGCTGCTGACCGGTTCATTGGGGATGCTGAGCGAGGCTGCGCACTCTGGCATCGATCTGATCGCGTCACTGCTGACTTTTTCTTCTGTGCGCGTATCGGATCGGCCCGCAGACGCCGAACATGCCTTCGGTCACGGCAGAGTTGAGGCCCTCTCGGCAGTAGTGGAAATCGCATTGATGGTTGCCTCCTGCATATGGATTGCGACAGAGGCCATCCTGCGCATTCTGCATCCCGAGCGGCTAGCGTTGCGCTTTTCGATCTGGCCGATCGTTGTTCTTCTCCTCTCCATCGTCGTAGACTCCGCCCGTTCCGCAGCGTTGCATCGTGTCGCAAAGGAACACCGCAGTATCGCGCTGGAGGCAGACGCAGTACACTTCGGCACCGATATTTGGTCTTCGGCTGCAGTCATCGCTGGCCTTCTGTTCTCGTTTGCGGGCCAACGATGGAATCGGCCTGTACTGCTTTACGCCGATCCGATCGCCGCGCTCGTCGTCGCCGGAATTATCCTGCACGTCACCTGGAATCTCGCGCACAAGACACTCGACTCCTTGCTCGACGCCACACCCCCCGAGGTCCGCGACAAAATTCAAGGACAAATTCTCCGGGACCTGAAAACGATCCCTGACATCGTTTCCGTGCAGCGGCTGCGTGTCCGGCGCTCGGGCTCGGATTACTTCGTGGATCTCACCCTTGGCCTTCCGCGCGCCCTCAGCTTTCAGCGTTCTGAGCAGGTTACGATGGCGGCAACAGAAACCGTCCAGAAGCGGCTCACCGGCGCAGATGTCGTTGTAAAAACCGTGCCCACCGCAACGATCGACGAGAGTCCCTTCGATCGCGTCCGTGCCGTGGCCGCGCGTCTCAACCTGAACGTTCATGACGTGAGTTTGCAGCAATACGATGGCACGCTGCATCTCGAACAGCACCTCGAAGTACCCGAGTCGATGCCGCTGCGCAATGCCCACGAGATCGCCACGCAGCTCGAGGCTGACATTCGTCGCGAGGTCCCCGGCATCGCGACGTTGCTCACTCACATCGAAGGTGAGCCCGCAACAATTGCGCATGCTGTGCCGCTCGAGACGGCCGCCAATCTCGAGAAGCAGCTTCGCAAGACCGCTGCAAACTTCCCTGAGATCCTCGATGTGCACGAGATCACCGTTACACGCGGTCACGGCGGCGCCGCCAATGCGATCCAGGTCAACTGCCACTGCACTCTGCCGGACGATCTGCCGATGAGCCGCGTGCATGCGATCATCACCG
- the ubiE gene encoding bifunctional demethylmenaquinone methyltransferase/2-methoxy-6-polyprenyl-1,4-benzoquinol methylase UbiE, whose amino-acid sequence MNTTIHGNETTEGARPAAESSEPEAAAHVRELFGSIAPTYDRLNHLLSFGLDRRWWRRTASTFSDILARPDACVLDICCGTGDLTGALLARRPTNIEAEPVIGLDFSPEMLRQAESKYARQNARWTEGDAMALPFPDNSFDLVTSAFGFRNLTNYAAALAEIHRVLRPGGSIGILECNQPGGLSGAFYNLYFHRILPVVGGWISGERAAYEYLPASVRRFPRPPRMLQLMQDAGFRHCTWEGYLLRAAGLYRGIKA is encoded by the coding sequence GTGAACACGACGATTCACGGCAACGAAACCACGGAAGGCGCACGGCCCGCAGCAGAGAGCTCTGAGCCGGAAGCCGCAGCGCACGTACGCGAGCTCTTCGGCTCCATTGCGCCAACCTACGATCGACTCAACCATCTGCTTTCCTTCGGTTTGGATCGCCGCTGGTGGCGCCGCACCGCGAGCACATTCAGCGATATCCTCGCCCGGCCCGATGCATGCGTGCTCGACATCTGCTGCGGCACCGGCGACTTAACCGGCGCGCTGCTCGCCCGGCGCCCCACAAATATAGAAGCAGAACCTGTCATCGGCCTCGATTTCTCTCCAGAGATGTTGCGTCAAGCCGAGAGCAAATATGCGCGCCAGAATGCCCGCTGGACAGAGGGCGACGCCATGGCGCTTCCCTTCCCGGACAACTCCTTCGACCTCGTAACCTCCGCGTTCGGCTTCCGCAACCTGACGAACTACGCCGCCGCCCTCGCGGAGATTCATCGCGTGCTGCGACCCGGCGGCAGCATCGGCATCCTCGAGTGCAACCAGCCGGGCGGCCTGAGCGGCGCGTTTTACAACCTCTACTTCCATCGCATTCTGCCCGTAGTCGGCGGCTGGATCTCCGGCGAGCGCGCCGCCTACGAATACCTTCCCGCCTCCGTTCGGCGCTTTCCTCGCCCACCGCGAATGCTCCAACTGATGCAGGATGCCGGATTTAGGCACTGCACTTGGGAAGGCTATCTTCTGCGCGCTGCCGGTTTGTACCGAGGCATCAAAGCCTAA
- the aroB gene encoding 3-dehydroquinate synthase, whose amino-acid sequence MSSDSRIVTVRTPNLSYDVEIGTNLLASIGARVDALLQGGLRAGKQRVFVVSSPEILKLWGDELLGGFPATPSTLTVPSGESHKRLATVERLLEELAEAGADRDSVLIAFGGGVIGDMTGFLAAIYMRGIRYVQVPSTLLAQVDSSIGGKTGVNLAAGKNLAGSFHHPLAVYADVSTLSTLPADQLRAGLQESIKAGIIRDPDLFALLERKHDTVLSGDAGVLTDVVAASVRVKADVVNADERESGLRMILNLGHTLGHAIEAATGYKQLLHGEAVAWGMLAAIRIAASRGTITTPEADRMQALIRAYGPLKPFRAEPDHLVALTAKDKKNRSGARSFILPTSIGSVTIVRDVTEHELLAAAREIVEEARTEQPHLDGALR is encoded by the coding sequence GTGTCCTCCGACTCCAGAATCGTTACAGTACGCACGCCGAATCTTTCGTACGACGTCGAGATCGGCACGAATCTGCTCGCCTCTATCGGTGCGCGTGTAGACGCGCTTCTGCAGGGCGGCCTCCGCGCCGGCAAGCAGCGGGTGTTCGTAGTCAGCTCGCCAGAGATTCTGAAGCTGTGGGGCGATGAACTGCTCGGCGGATTCCCCGCAACACCGTCAACACTCACCGTTCCTAGCGGCGAGTCACACAAGCGACTGGCCACAGTCGAGCGCCTGCTCGAAGAACTCGCCGAGGCCGGCGCTGATCGCGATTCCGTGCTGATCGCGTTTGGCGGCGGTGTGATCGGCGACATGACCGGCTTCCTCGCTGCAATCTATATGCGCGGCATCCGCTACGTGCAGGTGCCGTCAACGCTTCTCGCGCAGGTCGACAGTTCAATCGGCGGCAAGACAGGCGTGAATCTCGCCGCTGGAAAAAACCTGGCCGGATCCTTTCATCATCCGCTCGCCGTCTACGCAGATGTTTCCACGCTGAGCACCCTGCCAGCCGACCAGCTCCGCGCGGGTCTGCAGGAGTCCATCAAAGCCGGCATCATTCGCGATCCCGATCTGTTCGCGCTGCTCGAACGCAAACACGACACAGTGCTTTCCGGAGACGCCGGAGTCCTCACAGACGTCGTCGCGGCCAGCGTGCGCGTAAAGGCGGATGTCGTAAACGCCGACGAGCGCGAATCGGGCCTGCGCATGATCCTCAATCTCGGGCACACGCTCGGGCACGCAATCGAAGCGGCCACGGGTTACAAGCAACTGCTGCATGGTGAAGCCGTGGCGTGGGGCATGCTCGCTGCGATTCGCATTGCAGCATCGCGTGGAACAATCACGACACCCGAAGCCGACCGCATGCAAGCCCTCATCCGCGCATACGGTCCGCTCAAGCCATTCCGCGCCGAGCCAGATCATCTCGTCGCGCTCACCGCCAAGGACAAGAAGAACCGCAGCGGCGCACGTTCTTTCATTCTGCCGACGAGTATCGGTAGCGTCACGATAGTGCGCGACGTGACCGAACACGAGCTGCTTGCTGCCGCACGAGAAATCGTCGAAGAGGCCCGCACCGAGCAGCCGCACCTCGACGGAGCCCTGCGGTGA
- a CDS encoding TerC/Alx family metal homeostasis membrane protein, translating to MTPISYWIAFHAALILLLAAEYLMAHRVRETRRKALYATFIWVAAALALAGLLLPHFGSRGTVQYLAAYAIEESLSVDNLFVFLLLFRIFRIPEQRQPRVLFWGVAGAIVMRGAFIAAGVGLLNRFHWISYVFGALLLISSVRLVLPSHEKEKTPAWITWIRRIHPVSERQDTFFAYENGRRMITVLMLALLAIELSDIVFATDSIPAVLSITREPFLAYTSNIMAVMGLRSLYVLLAAMLARLRFLHFGLAAVLAFAAIKMLISPRIEIGPMLSLVVIAVLLAITIAASLVFAKPQPQLEAPESEA from the coding sequence GTGACGCCAATCTCCTACTGGATTGCATTCCACGCCGCGCTGATTCTCCTGCTCGCAGCCGAGTACTTGATGGCGCACCGTGTGCGCGAGACGCGCCGCAAAGCACTCTACGCAACCTTCATCTGGGTTGCCGCCGCGCTGGCTCTCGCCGGCTTACTGCTCCCACATTTCGGCTCCCGTGGAACCGTGCAGTATCTCGCGGCCTACGCGATCGAAGAGTCTCTCTCGGTCGATAACCTGTTCGTCTTCCTTCTTCTGTTTCGCATCTTCCGGATTCCAGAGCAGCGCCAGCCAAGGGTGCTCTTCTGGGGAGTCGCGGGCGCCATTGTCATGCGCGGCGCGTTCATCGCAGCCGGCGTCGGCCTGCTGAATCGCTTCCATTGGATCAGCTATGTCTTCGGCGCGCTGCTGCTCATCAGCTCCGTTCGTCTCGTACTGCCCAGCCATGAAAAGGAAAAGACTCCCGCGTGGATCACGTGGATCCGCCGCATTCACCCAGTCAGCGAACGGCAGGACACGTTCTTCGCGTACGAAAACGGCCGGCGAATGATCACCGTTCTGATGCTCGCCCTGCTCGCGATTGAACTCAGCGACATTGTCTTTGCAACCGATTCCATTCCCGCGGTGCTGAGTATTACGCGCGAGCCGTTCCTCGCGTACACGTCGAACATCATGGCCGTCATGGGGCTCAGATCGCTGTACGTACTCCTGGCTGCGATGCTCGCGCGGCTCCGCTTCCTGCACTTCGGACTCGCGGCGGTCCTCGCCTTCGCGGCTATCAAGATGCTTATCTCTCCGCGCATCGAAATTGGCCCGATGCTCTCGCTGGTGGTCATCGCTGTCCTGCTCGCGATTACGATCGCGGCATCGCTGGTGTTCGCTAAACCGCAGCCCCAGCTTGAGGCCCCTGAATCAGAGGCCTAG
- a CDS encoding M28 family peptidase has product MKRRLLTRAAMHSMLLFALAWTQTLFASPKTHAATPAASHAISGAEVLRLTQQYVDVAPKRYVGSPGHAAAENFIRQHFQPEAAKGDFVTDEFYARTPIGTVPMRNFIVKYPGKKDGIIVLASHYETNYWLKDVNFIGADDGACTTALLIAIGQYLREHPPQGYSVWLLLDDGEESINQQWTDADSLYGVRHIAAKWSADGTLGKIKAFIVADMIGAKNMNIDREANSTPWLLDLLAKAGKDTGHSNMMFRNSGPIDDDHIPFKQRGVPVLDVIAYEYGPFDQQRGDYAYHHTAQDTMDKLSAQSLQVSADLFLDLIRLINEH; this is encoded by the coding sequence ATGAAGCGCCGTTTGCTCACCCGTGCAGCGATGCACTCAATGCTGCTGTTCGCCTTGGCGTGGACCCAGACACTCTTCGCTTCGCCGAAAACGCACGCTGCCACGCCAGCCGCGTCCCATGCTATTTCCGGAGCTGAAGTCCTGCGGTTGACGCAGCAATACGTCGATGTCGCGCCGAAACGCTACGTCGGCTCACCCGGCCACGCGGCAGCGGAGAACTTCATCCGCCAGCACTTTCAGCCCGAGGCGGCCAAGGGCGACTTCGTCACCGACGAATTCTACGCACGCACGCCGATCGGCACAGTGCCGATGCGGAACTTCATTGTGAAGTACCCGGGCAAGAAGGACGGCATCATCGTCCTCGCCTCGCATTACGAGACGAACTACTGGCTCAAGGACGTGAACTTCATCGGGGCGGATGACGGCGCCTGCACGACCGCGCTGCTGATCGCAATCGGTCAATACCTGCGCGAGCATCCGCCGCAAGGCTACTCCGTGTGGCTGCTGCTCGACGACGGCGAAGAGTCGATCAATCAGCAGTGGACCGACGCCGACTCGCTCTATGGCGTACGGCACATCGCCGCCAAATGGAGCGCCGACGGCACTCTCGGCAAAATCAAAGCCTTCATCGTCGCGGACATGATTGGTGCGAAGAACATGAACATCGATCGGGAGGCAAACTCCACGCCATGGCTGCTCGATCTGCTCGCTAAGGCCGGCAAGGACACAGGCCATTCGAACATGATGTTCCGGAACTCCGGCCCGATCGACGACGATCACATTCCGTTCAAGCAGCGCGGAGTTCCGGTGCTGGATGTCATCGCGTATGAGTATGGGCCTTTCGATCAACAGCGAGGCGACTACGCGTACCATCACACTGCACAGGACACAATGGACAAGCTGAGCGCACAGAGCCTGCAGGTCTCGGCCGATCTCTTCCTGGATCTGATTCGGCTGATCAACGAGCACTAA
- the tatC gene encoding twin-arginine translocase subunit TatC, with protein MAADLLDRARNAAQERAELPGMSLMEHLEELRTRLLRSLMYLGLGMVVAWIFHVRLVNFIQRPLLDIHLSMTMTHPTDAINLFIKTALVFGAIFASPFILYQVWLFISPGMYAHEKKYVFPFLFITVVLFLAGAWFGYRYVLPGAMVILIQDFGKNFTHMITIEDYTGFFLAVILGLGICFEMPVLIFFLSLFGLVDAKFLLKHFRYAILAIFLVAAIICPSPEPTAMCLFAAPMLALYFIGVAVAYFVHPSRRKKQAELKGAA; from the coding sequence GTGGCCGCTGACCTTCTCGATCGCGCGCGCAATGCCGCGCAGGAACGCGCTGAACTGCCCGGGATGAGCCTCATGGAGCACCTGGAGGAGCTGCGCACGCGCCTCCTCCGCTCCCTGATGTACCTCGGGCTTGGCATGGTGGTTGCCTGGATCTTCCACGTGCGTCTCGTCAACTTCATCCAGAGGCCGTTGCTCGACATTCACCTCTCGATGACGATGACCCACCCGACGGATGCGATCAATCTGTTCATCAAGACGGCGCTTGTCTTTGGCGCAATCTTCGCCAGCCCGTTCATCCTTTATCAGGTGTGGCTGTTCATTTCTCCGGGAATGTACGCGCACGAGAAGAAGTACGTCTTTCCGTTTCTCTTCATCACCGTCGTTCTGTTCCTTGCAGGAGCGTGGTTCGGCTACCGTTACGTGCTGCCCGGCGCGATGGTGATTCTGATCCAGGACTTCGGAAAGAACTTCACCCACATGATCACGATCGAGGACTACACGGGATTCTTCCTCGCCGTCATCCTCGGACTGGGCATCTGCTTTGAAATGCCCGTGCTGATCTTTTTCCTCTCGCTATTCGGCCTGGTGGATGCAAAGTTTCTGCTGAAGCATTTCCGTTACGCGATCCTCGCGATCTTCCTGGTTGCAGCAATCATCTGCCCATCGCCCGAGCCTACCGCCATGTGCCTCTTCGCTGCGCCAATGCTGGCGTTGTACTTCATAGGAGTGGCCGTGGCGTACTTCGTTCACCCAAGCCGGCGAAAGAAGCAGGCAGAACTAAAAGGAGCAGCCTGA
- a CDS encoding twin-arginine translocase TatA/TatE family subunit, with translation MPSFSDSIFLFVLALLLFGPKKLPALARELGKWVGEFRRASNEFKMQMEEELRQSEQEERQKQIAAMEAAAPVALPVEESSHPHLPEPVAESIEPAVTAPEPVTEPPTEPLPIATSGELKMMPPSTGLPAARGTNGSEDPFGGGLLEAIPSSAEQEHAAVAVSEGESSGR, from the coding sequence ATGCCTAGCTTTTCCGACAGCATCTTTTTGTTCGTGCTGGCACTCCTGCTCTTCGGGCCCAAGAAGCTGCCTGCACTGGCGCGCGAGCTGGGCAAATGGGTGGGCGAGTTCCGCCGCGCTTCCAACGAGTTCAAGATGCAGATGGAAGAGGAGCTCCGCCAGTCCGAGCAGGAAGAACGGCAGAAGCAGATTGCCGCCATGGAAGCCGCCGCTCCTGTGGCACTACCGGTTGAGGAGTCGTCGCACCCCCACCTGCCGGAGCCGGTAGCAGAGAGCATTGAACCAGCCGTGACCGCCCCGGAGCCAGTGACTGAGCCACCGACCGAGCCCTTGCCGATTGCCACCTCAGGCGAGTTGAAGATGATGCCGCCATCGACCGGCCTGCCGGCGGCGCGAGGAACCAATGGGTCCGAAGATCCTTTCGGAGGCGGCTTACTGGAAGCCATCCCTTCCTCGGCCGAACAAGAGCACGCGGCCGTAGCCGTGTCAGAAGGCGAGTCCAGTGGCCGCTGA
- a CDS encoding beta-propeller fold lactonase family protein encodes MYPSRKAAGRIVARGGAALALAATVLLAGCHNFFVCQKASCPSSGSGGGSTSTDYVYVSNATAGSTYVSGYNIGNGSLAAITGSPFNLTYIPVAMTVSPNDAILYVASLPGAANPGIYVYSINSSTGQLSGPNGGQVQISGAISSMDISPDGKFLFSVDTTGTLLTEYTIDSSGNLARAGTFGLPGTDCTLGGAVISQTCTVKVAPSGEFVLASLGSAGTAIYPYSSSSGITTTSPLVIPSGSTQASPSGDYSVTLDSNNYVYIARTSALAVYQITDSAGDASLKSTASYATGVIPRSIVLSANQGYVYTANEGAGTISSYSINSSAALTQVSGSPFTGPTNVSALGVDKSGTYMVAAGYNGSSGVQLFTIGSTGGLTLVTSAGTGTSTAYPAILAMTH; translated from the coding sequence GTGTATCCATCGCGGAAAGCCGCCGGGCGGATTGTGGCTCGTGGCGGCGCGGCTCTCGCGCTTGCGGCGACGGTTCTGTTGGCCGGCTGCCACAACTTCTTCGTCTGCCAGAAGGCGAGCTGTCCTTCGAGCGGGAGCGGCGGCGGGTCGACCAGCACCGACTACGTCTATGTTTCAAACGCGACGGCGGGCTCGACGTATGTGTCCGGCTATAACATCGGCAACGGCTCGCTCGCGGCGATCACGGGCTCGCCGTTCAATCTGACCTACATCCCGGTGGCGATGACCGTTTCACCGAATGACGCCATCCTTTATGTGGCCAGCTTGCCGGGTGCAGCGAATCCCGGCATTTACGTCTATTCGATCAATTCAAGCACCGGCCAGCTGTCCGGTCCCAACGGCGGACAGGTGCAGATCAGTGGCGCTATCTCGTCTATGGACATCTCGCCTGACGGCAAGTTTCTGTTCTCCGTCGACACGACAGGAACCCTTCTGACCGAGTACACAATCGACAGCAGCGGAAACCTTGCGCGGGCGGGAACCTTCGGTCTGCCGGGTACCGACTGCACTCTGGGCGGCGCGGTGATCAGCCAGACGTGCACGGTCAAGGTCGCTCCGAGCGGAGAGTTTGTACTTGCTTCGCTTGGCAGTGCCGGGACGGCCATCTACCCGTATTCGAGCAGCTCCGGCATCACGACTACCAGTCCACTGGTCATTCCTTCAGGGTCGACGCAGGCATCGCCAAGCGGGGATTACTCCGTTACGCTCGACAGTAACAACTACGTCTATATCGCCCGGACGAGCGCGCTCGCCGTTTATCAGATTACGGATTCGGCCGGAGATGCGAGCCTCAAGTCGACGGCAAGCTATGCTACCGGCGTTATTCCGCGCTCCATCGTGCTCAGCGCGAATCAGGGATACGTCTACACCGCGAACGAAGGCGCGGGGACCATCTCGAGCTACTCGATTAACAGCTCCGCCGCGCTCACGCAGGTGTCTGGCTCGCCGTTCACCGGGCCCACAAACGTCTCTGCCCTCGGCGTCGACAAATCCGGCACCTACATGGTGGCTGCCGGCTATAACGGCAGTTCCGGGGTTCAACTCTTTACGATTGGGAGCACCGGGGGCCTGACGCTTGTTACCAGCGCGGGCACCGGAACGTCTACTGCCTATCCCGCCATACTTGCCATGACTCACTAG
- a CDS encoding SH3 domain-containing protein, with protein sequence MSPDSHSTSVRRRQFRQARWLLAIAAICGLIVPSGCSRFRAHSETQYVYVIAKNSILRDRVAAVSNRTGEVTNGEKLEVLERDRRFVKVKTPEGNVGWLETRLTADQALADQFDALRRQHQKDPVIASATARDDVYLHISPGRETDRFFRLSENDPVSLLERATVAKPLPPGGLVADAQKPATTTKGKPAPTTPPPPAMEDWWLVRGANGQTGWVYSHLIDVSVPDTLARYAEGQRVVGSYLLTTVNDPESGMLDNGQTVTSVPEYVAVLNSWQAGLPYDFDQVRVFIWNIKKHRYETSFREHNIEGYLPVKLFKSKDPYGKAPDAMQQLPTFSYNVLSADAPQPVPDPKTGEIKPAKVITKTYRLEGNICRRILPPNTPPPAEAHPAPEPKKEKKGRKR encoded by the coding sequence ATGTCTCCTGATTCGCACTCGACCTCCGTCCGCCGCAGGCAATTTCGGCAGGCACGCTGGCTGCTGGCCATCGCCGCGATCTGCGGGCTCATCGTCCCGTCGGGCTGCAGCCGCTTTCGTGCGCACAGTGAGACTCAGTATGTTTACGTCATCGCCAAAAACAGCATTCTGCGTGACCGCGTTGCTGCCGTCTCCAACCGCACCGGCGAGGTTACGAACGGCGAGAAGCTCGAGGTGCTCGAACGCGATCGGCGGTTCGTCAAGGTGAAGACGCCGGAGGGCAACGTTGGATGGCTCGAGACCCGCCTGACGGCGGACCAGGCTCTTGCGGATCAGTTCGATGCTCTACGGCGGCAGCATCAGAAAGATCCCGTAATTGCCTCCGCCACCGCACGCGACGACGTTTACCTGCACATCAGCCCGGGACGCGAGACTGACCGTTTCTTCCGTCTCTCCGAGAACGATCCTGTAAGCCTGCTCGAGCGCGCCACCGTAGCCAAGCCGCTGCCTCCCGGCGGCCTCGTCGCGGACGCGCAGAAACCGGCGACTACGACGAAAGGGAAGCCCGCGCCAACCACGCCACCTCCTCCTGCCATGGAAGACTGGTGGCTCGTCCGCGGAGCCAACGGCCAGACCGGCTGGGTCTACTCGCACCTGATCGACGTGAGCGTGCCGGACACGCTCGCGCGGTATGCCGAAGGTCAGCGTGTGGTCGGCTCCTATCTCCTGACCACGGTCAACGACCCCGAGTCGGGCATGCTCGACAACGGCCAGACTGTCACCAGCGTTCCTGAGTACGTTGCGGTGCTCAACTCGTGGCAGGCCGGGCTGCCGTACGACTTCGACCAGGTCCGCGTCTTCATATGGAACATCAAGAAGCACCGCTACGAGACCAGCTTCCGCGAGCACAACATCGAGGGCTATCTGCCAGTGAAGCTCTTCAAGTCGAAGGATCCCTACGGCAAAGCCCCGGACGCTATGCAGCAACTGCCGACGTTCAGCTATAACGTGCTTTCGGCCGATGCGCCGCAGCCCGTGCCAGATCCGAAGACTGGCGAGATCAAGCCTGCGAAGGTAATCACCAAGACCTATCGGCTCGAGGGCAATATCTGCCGGCGCATCCTGCCGCCGAACACGCCGCCTCCTGCGGAAGCGCATCCGGCACCGGAACCCAAGAAGGAGAAGAAGGGACGGAAGCGCTAA
- a CDS encoding DegT/DnrJ/EryC1/StrS family aminotransferase: MSETTSKGTRQTVQMLDFRREFSAIRNEVLSAIEDVCDSQRFILGPQVERFERAAAEACGVGYAAGCASGTDALWLALAALKLGPGDAVVTTPFSFFATVSSILRAGAVPVLADIDPATFNLSPAAVEEGLKRAAPVGATRISAIMPVHLYGQCAEMDGLAELAKRYDLRIAEDAAQAFGASWNGVRAGGLGDAAAFSFYPTKNLSAMGDAGMVTTRSADTDERVRMLRTHGMRRRYFHDEIGWNARMDTIQAAVLEVKLTRLDAGNARRRELASLYDAEFRDAGLVGSSVADGVVLPWTDPRAEHVFHQYVIRAPRRDALRAFLTSEGIGSEIYYPLPLHLQESLAFLGYRKGDFPESERAADEVLALPIYPELREDEVETVVDAIRRFYA; this comes from the coding sequence ATGTCAGAGACGACCTCGAAAGGCACCCGCCAAACCGTTCAGATGCTTGATTTCCGGCGCGAGTTCTCCGCGATCCGGAATGAAGTGCTTTCGGCCATCGAAGACGTCTGCGATTCGCAGCGATTCATCCTAGGCCCCCAGGTCGAGCGGTTCGAACGGGCGGCCGCGGAGGCGTGCGGTGTGGGGTATGCGGCAGGGTGCGCCAGCGGCACCGATGCCCTCTGGCTGGCGTTGGCGGCCCTGAAACTGGGCCCCGGTGATGCCGTAGTTACGACCCCCTTCAGCTTCTTCGCGACGGTCAGCTCGATCCTCCGGGCCGGGGCGGTCCCGGTGCTGGCAGATATCGACCCCGCGACGTTCAACCTGTCCCCTGCGGCCGTCGAGGAGGGGCTGAAGAGGGCCGCTCCGGTGGGAGCAACACGGATCTCGGCCATCATGCCCGTACATTTATACGGCCAGTGTGCCGAGATGGACGGCCTAGCGGAGCTGGCGAAGAGGTACGACCTGAGGATCGCGGAAGACGCCGCGCAGGCATTTGGGGCATCGTGGAACGGGGTCCGCGCGGGCGGACTGGGGGATGCGGCCGCGTTCAGCTTCTACCCGACCAAGAACCTGAGTGCGATGGGCGACGCCGGCATGGTCACGACGCGGTCCGCCGACACGGACGAGCGCGTGCGCATGCTGCGGACACATGGCATGCGGAGGCGGTACTTCCATGACGAGATTGGCTGGAACGCGCGCATGGATACCATCCAGGCGGCGGTTCTGGAAGTGAAGTTGACGCGGCTGGACGCCGGAAACGCTCGGCGGCGGGAGTTGGCTTCGCTATACGACGCAGAATTCCGCGACGCGGGGCTGGTGGGTTCGAGCGTTGCCGACGGTGTCGTGCTGCCGTGGACCGATCCACGGGCCGAGCACGTGTTCCACCAGTACGTGATTCGCGCGCCGCGACGGGACGCGCTGCGAGCCTTTCTCACCAGCGAGGGCATCGGGTCGGAAATCTACTATCCGCTACCGCTGCACCTGCAGGAGAGTTTGGCATTTCTCGGCTACCGCAAAGGCGACTTCCCCGAGAGCGAGCGCGCGGCAGACGAGGTGCTCGCGCTGCCGATCTATCCGGAGCTGCGCGAGGATGAAGTTGAGACCGTAGTGGATGCGATTCGGCGGTTCTACGCTTAG
- the hfq gene encoding RNA chaperone Hfq, with protein sequence MDSKPAQNIQDTFLNTVRKDKSPITIYLVSGVKLTGRIRSFDKYSVLLENNAQEQLIFKHAISTVVSGRPALHTEPRPAGAPGAEHRPGPASATAEGTPATPTAVAR encoded by the coding sequence ATGGACTCGAAGCCGGCGCAGAATATTCAGGACACCTTTCTCAACACTGTTCGGAAGGACAAGAGCCCCATCACCATTTATCTGGTCAGCGGCGTCAAGCTGACAGGGCGGATCCGTTCCTTCGACAAGTACTCGGTACTGCTGGAGAACAACGCGCAGGAGCAGCTTATTTTCAAGCACGCGATCTCCACCGTGGTCAGCGGCCGACCGGCGCTGCACACCGAGCCGAGACCGGCGGGCGCGCCCGGCGCAGAACATCGACCTGGGCCGGCCTCCGCGACCGCTGAGGGCACTCCGGCCACGCCAACTGCCGTCGCTCGCTGA